The window GACCTCGTCCAGGATGTCGCCCTCGCGGTCGGCGTCGGGGTCGAAGCCCTCGGCCAGCGCCTGCTCGCGACGAAGCGCCTTCTGCTGGCGGTACCAGTCCATCAGCCGCTCGGTCTCTTCGGTCGAGAGGTAGGCGCCCTGGACGCGCACCGGCTCGCTGCTGGCGGGCGGCAGGAGCAGCATGTCGCCGTTGCCCAGAAGGTTGTCGGCGCCGTTCTGGTCCAGGATGGTCCGCGAGTCCACCTTGGACGAGACACGGAAGGCGATGCGGCTGGGGAAGTTGGCCTTGATGAGGCCGGTGATGACGTTCACCGACGGCCGCTGCGTGGCCAGGATCAGGTGGATGCCGATGGCGCGCGCCTTCTGCGCGAGCAGCGCCAGCGGCTTCTCGACATCGCCCTGCACGGTCATCATCAGGTCCGCCAGCTCGTCGATGATGATGACGATGAACGGCAGCTCGCCGCCCTTGTACAGCCAGCGGTCGGGATCACCCTCCTCGCCCGTCGCCTCCGGGGAGCGGAGG is drawn from Longimicrobiaceae bacterium and contains these coding sequences:
- a CDS encoding DNA translocase FtsK: HLRHPVVTDNNDAATVLKWAVLEMERRYELLSVNGVRNLGDFNKKVETGSILRSPEATGEEGDPDRWLYKGGELPFIVIIIDELADLMMTVQGDVEKPLALLAQKARAIGIHLILATQRPSVNVITGLIKANFPSRIAFRVSSKVDSRTILDQNGADNLLGNGDMLLLPPASSEPVRVQGAYLSTEETERLMDWYRQQKALRREQALAEGFDPDADREGDILDEVRSKEDSGSDQGDADDAAGDRDKLFRDAAELCIQHQGGSTSLLQRRLRIGYGRAARIIDQLHMAGVLGPPDGSKPRDVLVDFGTLDHICGGE